The Actinomadura sp. WMMB 499 genome includes a window with the following:
- a CDS encoding methyltransferase, which translates to MTTTDQNRVHDGTANDGTANGAPGGGPAGEQPSVQMIRMLGGFQISQALYVIAKCDIASLLDDGPGEIDDLAARSGVWPDLLRRLVRSLAPLGVFHQPDENTVETTPLGATLSTRHPDSVRDIALYYMETHYLPFSELLHTARTGEVAAQRYFGRPFFEWVVADPDVAELQSRAMAGFTGGLRGRMFEGYRLPGGDVVADIGGADGTILARLLADDPGRRGILFDLPEIVPDGRRKIDELGMADRIEIVPGDFFEAVPEADVYVMAAVLHDWDDASCVRILQSVTRAAAPGARLVVIEGVVPSGDVPHPTKLIDLTMLALTGGKERSAAEYADLFAAAGFTLDRIVPTPQYSFIEASLD; encoded by the coding sequence ATGACGACGACCGATCAGAACCGGGTTCACGACGGCACCGCGAACGACGGCACCGCGAACGGGGCGCCCGGCGGTGGCCCGGCGGGGGAGCAGCCGTCCGTCCAGATGATCCGGATGCTCGGCGGCTTCCAGATATCGCAGGCCCTGTATGTGATCGCCAAGTGCGACATCGCCTCCCTGCTCGACGACGGCCCCGGGGAGATCGACGATCTCGCGGCGAGGTCCGGCGTGTGGCCGGACCTGCTGCGCCGACTCGTCCGCAGCCTCGCCCCGCTCGGCGTCTTCCACCAGCCGGACGAGAACACGGTGGAGACCACGCCTCTCGGGGCCACGCTGTCCACCCGGCATCCGGATTCGGTCCGCGACATCGCCCTGTACTACATGGAGACCCACTACCTGCCCTTCAGTGAACTCCTGCACACCGCCCGCACCGGTGAGGTCGCCGCCCAGCGCTACTTCGGGCGGCCGTTCTTCGAGTGGGTCGTCGCCGACCCGGACGTCGCCGAGCTGCAGAGCCGGGCGATGGCCGGGTTCACCGGGGGGCTGCGCGGGCGGATGTTCGAGGGCTACCGGCTCCCCGGGGGCGACGTCGTCGCCGACATCGGCGGTGCCGACGGCACCATCCTGGCGCGCCTGCTGGCCGACGATCCGGGGCGCCGGGGCATCCTGTTCGACCTGCCCGAGATCGTCCCGGACGGGCGCCGGAAGATCGACGAACTCGGCATGGCCGACCGCATCGAGATCGTCCCCGGCGACTTCTTCGAAGCGGTGCCGGAGGCCGACGTCTACGTGATGGCCGCGGTCCTGCACGACTGGGACGACGCCTCCTGCGTGCGCATCCTGCAGTCCGTCACGAGGGCCGCGGCGCCCGGTGCCCGGCTCGTCGTGATCGAGGGCGTGGTGCCGTCCGGCGACGTACCGCACCCCACCAAGCTGATCGACCTGACCATGCTCGCCCTCACCGGCGGCAAGGAGCGCAGCGCCGCCGAGTACGCCGACCTGTTCGCCGCGGCCGGGTTCACCCTCGACCGGATCGTCCCCACGCCGCAGTACTCCTTCATCGAGGCGAGCCTGGACTGA